A stretch of Terriglobia bacterium DNA encodes these proteins:
- the ppc gene encoding phosphoenolpyruvate carboxylase, whose translation MDEILRREVRMLTTRLGALIQEQCGRRTFEAIETLRRLSKQLRQSSDPKLQAAGDREVRSLSLDRAADVAHAFSLFFHLVNLCEERQRIRRLRHYDSGDDGAPMSLRNTFARLAKDNVPVADFARLLRSMRIEPVLTAHPTEAKRRSVFNHVLRIGHSLDALGGSPEHSIEKSVDPWIEALWLTEETRERPMTPELEVENSLVFLERTIYDLAGIFWERFVQEMGRYAPGLADEAPCIRFGSWVGTDRDGNPNVTAKTSLSAAERLRRSILDYYLRRLDEFLSVISFPCSRPGPERTVREDIERDMTRFPATRVFEDIDQPHEFYRRKIRIMRWRLERTRERVRGAYADAEEFKRDVELIERLLMDHPSPRVARLEPGRLRAAVQVFGFHAVSLDFRQHSSHLRSAADEVLHAARLPVEPEQARIQSIHALLERQPRRLKLSDAARLTLEEFETLGQIQSRNGETASHRYILSMTNGAANIWDIVLLGWHAGLVKAQDGGRLRSAFDAIPLFETVDDLEAGPGILEQLLKDPQYRRLLRSRGNFQEVMLGYSDSVKDGGYFAANWALFGAQKRLWEVAEKYKVRLGFFHGKGGTIGRGGGQSHRSVQAQPYAAPGGRMRITEQGEVISLKYANLEIAERNIEQLVTSVLDALLLAPKHPLHEKQAAAWEEYAQEIASASCEFYRNLVYDTPGFVEFFRQATPIDLIESLRLGSRPSRRSNTRDINELRAIPWVFAWTQSRHFIPAWYGLGYGLEKFLEGHRPDGLDLLRQMYRQWPFFAVIIDNAEASLAKTDLYIARRYDALCRPASLRQQISGRIEDEYQRTVKCVLGISESAQLLERQPVLEESIRLRNPYVDPLNFLQIRFLEKWRREPQPSPELVRLLQITVGGIAFGMKSTG comes from the coding sequence ATGGATGAAATTCTTCGCCGCGAAGTTCGCATGCTTACGACACGATTGGGGGCGCTGATCCAGGAGCAGTGCGGCCGCAGGACATTTGAAGCAATCGAAACGCTCCGGCGCCTCTCGAAGCAACTTCGCCAGAGCTCCGACCCCAAACTCCAGGCCGCCGGTGACCGCGAGGTGCGCAGCTTGTCGCTCGATCGCGCCGCCGACGTGGCGCACGCCTTCAGCCTGTTTTTCCACCTGGTTAACCTCTGCGAAGAGCGGCAGCGCATCCGCCGGCTGCGGCACTACGACTCGGGAGATGATGGGGCGCCGATGTCGCTCCGTAACACGTTCGCGCGGCTGGCCAAGGATAATGTTCCCGTGGCAGATTTCGCCCGCCTGCTGCGATCCATGCGAATTGAGCCGGTGCTGACTGCCCATCCCACTGAAGCAAAGCGCCGCAGCGTGTTCAATCACGTGCTGCGCATCGGCCATTCGCTTGACGCGCTCGGCGGGTCGCCCGAGCATTCGATTGAAAAATCCGTGGACCCCTGGATCGAGGCACTGTGGCTGACGGAGGAAACCCGCGAACGCCCCATGACTCCTGAGCTGGAAGTCGAGAACTCGCTGGTATTTCTGGAGCGGACGATTTATGACCTGGCTGGTATTTTCTGGGAACGGTTTGTGCAGGAGATGGGCCGGTATGCGCCGGGCCTGGCGGACGAGGCCCCGTGCATCCGGTTCGGCTCGTGGGTAGGAACAGACCGTGACGGCAATCCCAACGTGACAGCGAAAACCAGCCTGAGCGCCGCCGAGCGGCTTCGCCGCAGCATTCTGGATTATTACCTTCGCAGGCTGGATGAGTTCCTCAGCGTGATCTCGTTTCCGTGCTCGCGGCCGGGGCCCGAACGGACCGTGCGCGAGGACATTGAGCGCGACATGACTCGTTTTCCCGCCACGCGGGTGTTTGAAGATATTGACCAGCCTCATGAATTCTACCGGCGGAAGATTCGCATCATGCGGTGGCGCCTCGAGCGGACGCGGGAGAGGGTGCGCGGGGCTTATGCCGATGCGGAGGAGTTCAAGCGAGATGTGGAGCTGATCGAACGGTTGCTGATGGACCATCCCAGCCCGCGCGTGGCCCGCCTGGAGCCGGGACGCCTCCGCGCGGCCGTGCAGGTTTTCGGTTTTCACGCGGTCAGCCTGGACTTCCGGCAGCACTCATCGCACCTTCGCAGTGCGGCGGATGAGGTCCTTCACGCAGCGCGCCTTCCTGTGGAGCCCGAGCAGGCACGCATTCAGTCAATCCACGCGCTGCTTGAAAGACAACCGCGCCGCCTTAAACTTTCGGATGCTGCCCGGCTCACATTAGAAGAGTTCGAAACGCTGGGGCAGATCCAGTCGCGCAACGGCGAGACGGCTTCTCACCGCTACATCCTCAGCATGACCAACGGGGCCGCAAACATCTGGGACATTGTTCTGCTGGGATGGCACGCCGGGCTCGTCAAGGCGCAAGACGGCGGCAGGCTCCGATCAGCATTCGACGCCATCCCGCTCTTTGAAACCGTGGACGACCTGGAAGCCGGACCCGGCATCCTGGAGCAGCTTCTGAAGGACCCTCAGTACCGCCGCCTGCTGCGCTCCCGCGGCAACTTCCAGGAAGTGATGCTGGGCTATTCCGATTCCGTCAAAGACGGCGGTTACTTTGCAGCCAACTGGGCGCTGTTCGGCGCGCAGAAGCGCCTGTGGGAAGTGGCTGAGAAATACAAGGTCCGCCTGGGCTTCTTCCATGGCAAAGGAGGGACCATCGGACGCGGCGGGGGGCAATCGCACCGTAGCGTCCAGGCACAGCCTTACGCGGCGCCCGGCGGCCGAATGCGCATCACCGAACAGGGTGAGGTTATTTCGCTGAAGTATGCCAACCTGGAGATTGCCGAGCGAAACATCGAGCAACTGGTCACATCGGTTCTGGACGCCCTGCTGCTGGCCCCCAAGCATCCGCTGCACGAGAAGCAGGCGGCCGCCTGGGAGGAATATGCGCAGGAAATCGCCTCGGCCAGTTGCGAATTCTACCGCAACCTTGTCTATGACACCCCCGGCTTCGTGGAATTCTTCCGCCAGGCCACGCCCATTGACCTGATTGAGAGTCTCCGTCTGGGATCGCGGCCCAGCCGCCGCTCCAACACGCGAGACATCAATGAGCTGCGCGCCATTCCGTGGGTGTTTGCCTGGACGCAGTCCCGCCATTTCATTCCGGCCTGGTATGGCCTTGGTTATGGGCTGGAGAAGTTCCTGGAAGGCCATCGCCCCGATGGTCTCGATCTGCTGCGGCAGATGTACCGCCAGTGGCCCTTCTTCGCCGTGATCATTGACAACGCCGAGGCATCGCTGGCCAAAACGGACCTCTACATCGCGCGCCGCTATGACGCTCTGTGCCGCCCTGCAAGCCTGCGGCAGCAGATTTCAGGCCGCATCGAGGACGAGTACCAGCGCACAGTCAAATGCGTGTTGGGGATTTCCGAATCGGCTCAGCTATTGGAACGCCAGCCCGTGCTCGAGGAGTCCATCCGCCTGCGCAATCCCTACGTGGACCCGCTCAACTTTCTCCAGATCCGCTTCCTGGAAAAATGGCGCCGCGAGCCTCAGCCCTCGCCGGAGCTGGTGCGACTGCTCCAGATCACCGTGGGCGGCATCGCCTTCGGCATGAAGAGCACGGGGTAG
- a CDS encoding PhzF family phenazine biosynthesis protein, with the protein MGQKITQVDAFTATPFAGNPAAVCILKGPADEGWMQNVAREMNLSETTFLYPRQGEFNLRWFTPSLEVPLCGHATLASAHVLWEEGSLAPNQQARFRTKSGLLTADLKGEWIELDFPAVRVEAADPPPGLVEALGINAVYVGKNQFDYLVEAESEQAVRNAKPDHSRLRQIEARGVIITSRAATAQFDFVSRFFAPGSGIDEDPVTGSAHCALGPFWEPRLQKREFVAWQASPRGGVVRVRVEGDRVRLGGQAVTVLRGELLETPKGAT; encoded by the coding sequence ATGGGACAGAAAATCACCCAGGTTGACGCTTTCACCGCCACACCATTTGCCGGAAATCCCGCGGCTGTATGCATTCTGAAAGGACCGGCTGATGAAGGTTGGATGCAAAATGTGGCACGGGAAATGAACCTGTCTGAAACAACATTCCTCTATCCACGCCAAGGCGAGTTCAACTTGCGCTGGTTCACCCCGTCCCTGGAAGTTCCGCTTTGCGGGCACGCCACGCTCGCGAGTGCCCATGTCTTGTGGGAAGAAGGCAGCCTTGCGCCAAACCAGCAGGCCCGGTTTCGAACAAAGAGCGGATTGCTCACAGCAGACCTCAAGGGTGAGTGGATTGAGCTTGACTTTCCAGCGGTTAGAGTGGAGGCGGCGGATCCGCCGCCCGGACTTGTCGAGGCGCTGGGGATCAATGCGGTTTACGTCGGGAAGAACCAATTTGACTATCTCGTCGAGGCGGAGTCGGAGCAGGCCGTGCGGAACGCGAAACCTGACCACAGTCGCCTTCGTCAGATTGAGGCCCGCGGTGTCATCATTACCAGCCGCGCAGCCACGGCGCAATTCGATTTTGTTTCCAGGTTCTTCGCTCCCGGTTCAGGGATCGATGAAGATCCTGTGACAGGGTCGGCGCACTGCGCGCTGGGTCCTTTCTGGGAGCCCCGCCTGCAGAAGCGTGAGTTCGTGGCCTGGCAGGCCTCGCCGCGCGGCGGAGTGGTGCGTGTGCGCGTGGAGGGCGACCGGGTGAGGCTGGGAGGCCAGGCCGTTACGGTCCTGCGCGGAGAATTGCTGGAGACGCCGAAGGGTGCGACCTAA